One Centroberyx gerrardi isolate f3 chromosome 6, fCenGer3.hap1.cur.20231027, whole genome shotgun sequence genomic region harbors:
- the LOC139916886 gene encoding mth938 domain-containing protein-like: MSSPEIASVSWGQMKVKGCSSTYKDCKVWPGGSRAWDWSETGTQHSPGVQPADLAEVLKVGVDTLVIGRGMREALQVPSSTLDFVRQKGVEVQVLQTEKAVAKYNNLVGQGAKVGGVFHSTC; the protein is encoded by the exons ATGTCTTCACCAGAGATAGCATCAGTGTCCTGGGGTCAGATGAAGGTGAAGGGATGCTCCTCCACCTACAAGGACTGTAAGGTCTGGCCTGGAGGCAGCCGGGCCTGGGACTGGAGCGAGACCGGCACTCAG CACAGCCCCGGAGTGCAGCCAGCGGATCTAGCGGAAGTCCTGAAGGTGGGAGTAGACACGCTGGTCATCGGCAGAGGCATGAGGGAGGCTCTGCAG gttcCCTCCTCCACTCTGGACTTTGTGAGGCAGAAAGGCGTGGAGGTCCAAGTCCTGCAGACGGAGAAGGCCGTCGCCAAATACAACAACCTGGTCGGCCAGGGCGCCAAGGTGGGCGGGGTCTTCCACTCCACctgctga